One Leucoraja erinacea ecotype New England unplaced genomic scaffold, Leri_hhj_1 Leri_975S, whole genome shotgun sequence genomic window, GTTTCCATTCTTATAAATGGGTGAAATAAGCCCTTGACACCAAATATCAGGGAAGTAACCTGAACGTAGTATGATGTTGAACAGCCTAAGCACTATGTCCTGCATCTCCGGAGTGCTGGACTTGAGCATTTCATTTTTGATGCTGTCTGGACCACAGGCTTTCTTTGAGTGGAGGGATTTTATTTTTATGGTCAATTCTTCCAAAgtaattggggaatcaagagggtTTTGATAATCTTTAATTACTGTTTATAGTGTTTGGAGTTTTTCTTTGATGTGAAAATAgtttaagtttattttatttattgagatgtctttatatagatttttgaaatgtgctctccagatatcaccgcctgtctctctctgtccctctctctctgtcttgctGTCTCTCTcattctgtgtgtgtctctctctctctgtctccctctttctctctctgtctctgtccctttgtctgtctgtttctgtctctctctctctgtcactctctctgattgtctctctctctgtctctctcacagtctctctctgtctctctcctaaAATGTAAAACATTTGACAAAACAAGATACTttcacaaactcagtgtggcaacctctgattttaaagaactagatgatacatcaaaactaagaataatccttggtgaaggaaatacggcacatcttggtgcacaatacgtaacagcatgccataacctgagagacggtgaatgaccaacatgcacatatgtacagtacGCACACACTGATTGatattaactgacactaagaaattaatattgaattgctaaacttgctattgtgttgcaCTGCTTaaagctgcaagaacgtgtagcaatcaataaggGGCTATAGGTGTAttgtgagtttatgtacagggacatatctatacatgcactgtatacttgtatttatatgtatatttatatttaaatatgtttgtcatgttttatactttggcaatataacaatgtattttatcatgccaataaagttttttaattgaaattgaattgagagacgggagagagagagagagagacagagggacagagacagagagtcacggagagagatagagagagagacacagagagagagagagagagagggagagagagagagagagagagagagagagagagagagacagacagagagagtgaggggcagagacagagacagacagacagagtcagagagagggtcagagagagagagacagagaccgaGAGACAGAGATTtgccctgtagctgaaaccctctactcCTGCCTGCATCTTGGTGCACCTCTCACGTCTCCAGAGCCCCCACATGGTTTCTGGaatgggggtgaccagaactgcaaatgTGGTCACACCAACGTCCTGTAAAGATGTATTGTCACTTTTGTTGTCGATAAAACCATttagtgctctctctctctctctcatctctctctctctccatctatctctctcccctctatctcactcccctcctctcgctctctctctctccctcccctctccctcccctctctctctccctcccctcgctCTGTCCTCTCTcgctctacccccctctctctctctccccccctttctctctccatccttacaTCCTTTTCCACTCTCGCCACTCTTGGCTGATCAGAACTCTGTGAAAAGACAATGGCGGGGGAGTTAGATCCCTGGGTGGGGGACAATTTatacccacccccttcccagggcCCACTTGATGGCACAAGATGGCGGACATCGGTCtatctccttcccccacccatccAAAACTCCCCCTTCTTCACAAGTTGTGAAGCTGAGATAACGATAACCTTAAAAATACCctctgtcttggcctccaccactgtctgtggcaatgaatcccacagattcaccactctctggctgaagaaattcctcctcgtctccttcctaaagaacgtgctttaattctggggctgtgacctctggtcctagactctcccaccagtggaatcatcctctccacatccactctatccaagcctttcactgttcgctAACGTTTCAATGAGTCGTcgtcgtcgtcccccccccccccccccccccccccccaccgttctTCCAaaatccagtgagtacaggcccagcgctgacaaatgctcatcgtacgttaacccactcattcccggaATCTGTTGGTGTAAAAatcatctggaccctctccagagacggcacatccttcctctgatacgGGGCCAACAACTGCTCACAATTACTACAAATGTGGCCGGACCAGGCCTAACAGAGCCTCGGCCTAACGTCCCTGTTGTTGTTCTCTAGTTATATTGTACTACAAACCTCTATTTTCTTTCAACAAGTAATATATTCAGCAATAGCTAACtgggaagaatgagggggtcctcatttaaacctctccctctctcaccgtctctctctctctctctctccctgtatctCTCCCTATCTCGCTCACTCTACCCTTGCTTTCAAGAGCAGTTTTCACACAGAAACAtaacaccacacacaccctctcctcaccccctctctctttcaccttctgtctctatctccccctttttctctctctaactctctctctctctccctgtgataaatacaggtgcaggatcagttcattcctaggaggaagaaagattccgagGAGAGAAAGGATGACCCTTTCCCTGTCCCTGACGACCATGgcagacaagggacgtcagggacagtataaaaattaaagcgatgaagtacaacgtagcaaagatgagcgggaagcaagaggattaggtaatgtttaaagaacaactggagataaccaaaaagacaatacgggaagaaaaggtaagcttgccaagaatataaagcaggatagtaaaagcttctttaggtatgtgaagaggaaaaaattagttaagaccaaagtttgtcccttgaagactgaaaatggtgaatttattatggggaacaaagaaatggcagatgagttgaacaggtaatttggatctgtcttcactaaggaggacacaaacaatcttcctgatatgcaTTACAGCATATtacttgtcagggaagatattacagcagtgctttggcaggatagattagagggctcatctagggaggctatttgggtggaactgagaaatgggaaagatgtagcaacacttataggggtgtattatagaccgtatAACGGGgagtgagaattggaagagcaaatatgtaaggagattgcaaatattagtagtaagcacaagctagtgattgtgggagatttcaattttccacacatggactgggaaacacattctgtaaacgggctggatggtttggagtttgtaaaatgtgtgcaggatagttttttgcagcaatacatagaggtacctactagagaaggggcggtgctggacctcctgttaggaaatgagatgggtcaggtggcagaggtatgtgttggggaacagttcgggaccagtgatcacaataccattagtttcaatataattatggggagggacagaactggaccaagggttgagatttttgattggagaaaggctaactttgaggagatgtgaaaggatttaaaaggagtaaattgggacagtttgttttatgggaaagatgtagaagagaaatggaagacatttaaaggtgaaattttaagagtacaggatctttatgttcctgttcagttgaaaggaaagagtaaaaattggaaagagcaccggttttcaatggaaattggacacggttcagaaaaagagagagatctacaataattataggcagcatggagtaaatgaaatgcttgaggagtataaggaatgtaaaaagaatcttaagaaagaaattagaaaagctaaaagaagatatgaggttgcttgtaaggtgaaagtaaatccaaagggtttctacagctatattaatagcaaaaggataatgagggataaaattgatccattagagggtcagagtggacagctatctgcagagccaaagagATGGggtagatattgaacaatttattttcttcggtattcaccaaggagaaagatattgaattgtgtgaagtaaaggaaacaagtagagtagctatggaaactattagATTCTAAGAAGAGGAagaactgacacttttgaaaaatataaaagtggataagtctccaggtcctgacaggatattccctaggacattgagggaagttagtgtagaaatagcaggggctatgacagaaatatttcaaatgtcattagaaactggaatggtgccggaggattggcgtactgcgcatgttgttccatcaaaaaggggtctaagagtaaacctagcaattatagacctgttagccagtggtgggcaaattaatggaaaggatacttagagataatatatataatcatctggataaacaggatctgattaggcatggatttgtgcctggaaggtcatgtttgactaatcttcttgaattttttgaagcggttacgagggaaattgatgagggtaaagtggtggatgttgtatatatggacttcagtaaggcctttgacaaggtttcacatggaaggttggataagaaggttcaattgttgggtattaatggtggagtagaaagatggattcaacagtggctgaatgggagatgccagagagtaatggtggatggttgtttgtcaggttggaggccagtgactagtggcgtgcctcagggatcagtgttgggtccactgttgtttgtcatgtacatcaatgatctggatgatggtgtggtaaattggattagtaagtatgcagatgatactaagattggtggttgtggataatgaagtagattttcaaagtctacagagtgatttaggccatttggaagagtgggctgaaagatggcagatggagtttaatgctgataagtgtgaggtgctacatcttggcaggacaaatcaaaataggacgtacatggtaaatgttagcgaattgaagaatgcagttgaacagagggatctgggtataaccgtgcatagttccctgaaggtggaatctcatgtagatagggtggtaaagaaagcttttggtgtgctggcctttataaatcagagcattgagtctataagttgggatgtaatgttaaaattgtacaaggcattggtgaagccaactctggagtatggtgtacaattttggttgccaaattataggagagatgttaacaaaatagagagagtacagaggagatttactagaatgttgcctgggtttcagcaactaagttgcagagaaaggttgaacaagttaggtctttattctttggagagcaggttaaggggggacttgatagaggtccttaaaaatatgagggatagacagagttgacgtggataagctttttccattgagaggagggaagattcaaacaagagaatttGAGAATtcagggacaaaagtttaggggcaacatgagggggaacttctttactccgagagtggtagctgtgtggaatgagcttccagtgaaggtggtggaggcacgttcgattttatcatttaaaaataagttggatgggtatatggacgggaaaggaatgggttatggtctgagtgcaggtagatgggactagttgagagtaagtgttcggcatggactagaaggggcgatatggcctgtttccgtgctgtatttgttatatggttatactgtgGATCTGGGGtagtggaggaactgaaggaaatccacaataggcaggaaatggtgttggatagactgatggaactgaatgctgataaattcccagggcctgatggtctgcatcccagggtacttaaggaagtggctctagaaatcgtggatgcattggtgataattttccaatgttctatagactcaggatcagttcctgtggattggagggtagctaatgttatcccattttttcagaaaggtggggggggggggggggggagaaaacagggaattatagatcagttagcctgacattggtggtggggaagatgctggagtcaattataaaagatgatatagcagtaacgggatcggtcccagtcagcatggatttgcgaaggggaaatcatgcttgacaaatcttctgggattttttgaagatgtaactaggaaaatggacaagggagagccagtggatgtaatgtacctggactttcagaaagcatttgataaggtcccacataggagattagtggtcaaaattagggcacatggtattgggggtagagttctgacatggatagagaagtggtttgcagacaggaaacaaagagtagggatttacgggtccctttcagaatgacgggcagtgactattggggtaccgcaaggattggtgctggggccgcagctatttacaatgatttggatgaagggattcaaaggaacattagcatatttgcagatgaaacaaagctgggtggcagtgtgaactgtgaggaggatggtatgagaatgcagggtgacttggacaggttgggggagtgggcagatgcgtggcagttgaagtttaatgcggataaatgtgaggtaatccactttggtagcaaaaacaggaaggcagattactatctaaatggcgtcaagttgggaaaaggggaagtacaacgggatctgggggtccttgtacatcagtctatgaaagtaagcatgcaggtacagcaagcagtgaagaaagcgaatggcatgttggcctttataacaagaggaattgaatatagaagcaaagaggtccttctgcagttgtacagagccctagtgagaccacacctggagtattgtgtgcagttttggtcccctaatttgaggaaggacattcttgctattgagggagtgcagcgtagatttataaggttaattcccgggatggcgggactgtcatatactgatagaatggagcagctgggattgtacactctggagtttagaaggatgagaggggatctcattgaaacatataagattgtttaaggtttagacatgctagaggcaggaaacatgttcccgatgttgggggagcccagaaccaggggccacagtttaagaataaggggtaagccatttagaaaggagacgaggaaacactttttctcacagagtggtgagtctgtggaattctctacctcagagggcagtggaggccggttctctggatgctttgaagagagagctagatagggctcttaaaattagcagagtcaggggatatagggagaaggcagggctgGGGTACTGATGGGGAATGATCAGTCCTGATCACTTTGAATgaccctactccagcacctattgtctattgtctcaccgcctctctccgtctcccccccccctctctttctctctccccctctggacttaagggcctgtttccacgctgtatctctaaactaaactagtgtgtgaatgggcgatcgatcgctggtcggcgcggactcgatgggctgaagggcctgttcccgcacggtgtctctaaactaaactaatataaagcTCACACATTAACAGATTCCTCATCAATGGATTTTGACCTGAATTTATTAGTCTACAACACACTACCTTCTCCAATAGCAGCTGTTTTCAGGAACACAGGTCAAAGTCTTCAAAGAAACAATGCCTTGCTTGTCTAATGATTTGGATAACACGCCTGCTTTCaaagttcatcagtgataggagcagcattaggtcattcggcccatcgagtacactccaccattctattggggctgatctatctccctcctaaacccattctcctaccttctccctataaactctgacacccgtactaatcaacaatctatctatctctgccttaaaaatacccactgacttggcctctactgccgtctgtgggaaagaattccacagattcaccaacctcttactaaagaaattcctcctcatctccttcctaaaggaacgtcctttaattctaaggctgtgccctctggtcctcgactctcccactagtggaaacatcctctccacatagaatagaatagaatagaatagtttctttattgtcattgtaacatgggccatgtacaacgaaatttaaaatgtcagccagtcagtgcagcattcaaacatttctaaagctaacgaaacatccacggtaaaataataaagataagcaataaataaaaaacacagacaaagcacgcatacacacccaaccctccatccttctgtcgatttcaccgttaccacagtcccttagtctgtatcgcccctctatccactctatccaggcctttcactgttcggataggacaggtttgcagggttttgagtttaggagcgaggaggtcctactgcagttgtacagggccctggtgagaccacacctggagtattgcgtgcagttttgctctcatttgagggagtgcagcagcgtaggttcacctagTTAATCCGAGGAtggagggactgacatatgatgaaagaatagttcgactgggcttgtattcaatggaatttagaaggaagagagggattcttattgaaacatataagattattaagcgattagacacgctagaggcaggaaacaagttcccgatgttgggggagtccagaaccagggccacagtttaagaataaggggtaggccatttagcattgagatgaggaacaacgtttccacccagagagttgtgagtctgtggaattctctgccacagaaggcagtggaagccgattcactggatgttttcaagagatagttagatttagctcctagggctaatggaatcaagcgatacggggagaaagaaggaatggggtactgattgtggctgatcagccatgatcatattgaacggtggtgctggctcaaagggccgaatggcctacttctgcacctattttctatgtttaagcaTAATATGTGCAGCAAAGTCTAatcggggtggcacggtggcgcagcggtagagttgctgcctcatagcagcagagacccgggttcgatcccgaccacgggtgctgtctgcacggagtttgcacgttctccccgtgacctgcgtgggttttctccgggcgctccgctttcctcccacactcgaaagacatacgggtttgtagattaattggcttcagcaaagactgtaaattgtccccagtgtgtggaggatagtgttagcgtgataggaactgcagatgctggtttacaccgaaaatagacacaaagtgctggagtaacacagcgggtcaggcagcatctctggggaacgtggacAGGCAGCATAAGGAGCTGGTCCGGCCGCACTCGGattaattgtgtgcagttttgtaccccttatctgaggaaggatgtgccggctctggagagggtccggtccagaggaggtttacaccaACAGACCCCGGGATTGTGTGGGTTAAGGTACGATGAGCGTTTGCCGGCCTGAACTcaatggggtttagaagaatgaggggttggGACCTCGGTGAAAccactctctctcgccccctcctcccctcttgctcccctcccccctcccagtcATTCTGTTGTACTGCTCCAAGCAAGAACTTCTTTGTTCTATTTCCTGAATACAACTCTCGTCTTTTTTTTtacaccacccccctcctctctctcctctctctcccccctctctatctctctctctccccccctatctTTCTCTCGctttcactcacccccccctctctttctgtctcccccccccccccctctctctcctctctctccctctctccctctctttcaagAGCAGGTTTCACACGGAAACATCGCACACacgctctctcctctccccctctctctttcactttctgtttatctctctctctctcttcctctcactcACCATCTCCAGGCAGCAGCGCTGCGACCTTCGCTCGTAGCCGTTCGGCCCCTCTCCTCTCGGGTATCCCCTCCAGCAATTCCAGGACGATTTTGACTGCTTCTCTCTCGGGATAGAAGCTGAGGATAAGCCGGGCCAGGTCCTGCGGGTCGCTCGCCGCCTCTACCCGCCCCAGAGGCACCGGATCCCAGCCCGGAGCGCTCCctcccccgctccctccctccgccAGCCCGCTGCGGAAGCGCCGGAGCTGCGCAGAGCTCAGCCCGTCCAGGGCATCGGAGAAGCAGCGGACAAGCGAACCAGACATCCCCTTAGAAGGTCCTGAGCCCAAGTGACTGgtaaggaggggtggggagaggggggaggagagaggggacgggAGAGAGGCTGGTGGGTGGAGAGATAGAAGGTGGGAGGagcgaggggcagagagggagggacggagaggggaggggagagggttgagGAGGGGTGGTGGAGACCCGGGaacgatcccaaccacgggtgctgtctgtacggagtttgcacgttgtctccccgtgagctgcgtgggttttctccgggcgctccggtttcctcctgcactccaaagacgtgccggtctgTAGGTTAAGtggacggtacacaaaaaagctggagaaattcagcgggtgcagcagcatctatggagcgaaggaaaaaggcaacctttcaggccgaaacccttttgtaggttaagtggcttcggtgaagattgtaaattgtccctaatgtgtgtgtaggatagtgttagtgatcgctggacggcgcggactaggtgggccgaagggcctgtttccacacggtgcctctaaactaaactaatataaaggTCACACATTAACAGATCCCTCCTGAATGGATTTTGACCGGAGTTTATTTACCTACAACACACTCCCTTCTCCAATACCAGCTGATTTCAGGAACACAGGTCAAAGCCTTCGAAGAAACAATGCCTTGCTTGTCTAATGATTCGGATAACACGCCTGCTTTCAAAGTTCatcagtgataagagcagaattaggccattcggcccatcgactacactccgccattcaatcatggctgatctatctccctcctaaccccattctcctgccttccccccataacccctgacacctgtactaatcaacaatctatctatctccttactaaaggaacgtccttcaattctgagccctttggtcctagactttcccactaatggaaacatcctctccacatccattccatccaggcctttcgatAATCGGGGCAtttcactgggcctgtattcagtTTTGCTcttctaatctgaagaaggacattcttgctattgagggagttcagcgtaggttcaccaggttaattcccaggatggtgggactgacatatgattaaagaatgggtcgactgggtttgtatactggaggatgagagggaatcttaatgagacataagatcattaagggttttgacacactagaggcaggaaacgtgttcccgatgttgggacagtccagaaccaaggggtcacagtttaagaataaggggtaagccatttgggactgagatgaggagaatctcttccacccagagagttgtgaatctgtgggattctctgccacagaaggctatggaggccaattcactggatgttttcaagggagagttagatttagctcttagggctaacagaatcaagtgatatggggaaaaagcaggaaaggggtagtgattatagatgatcagccatggtcatattgaatggtggtgctggctcgaagggccagaatAGTCTACTCCAGCGCCTATTTGGCTATGTGAGTAGAGAGAATGAGGTAGGTGGAAAAatgaggggaatgagggagagagggatggagggaaggagggaggaagagagggggagagagagggatggagaggggatgaggagggacattctaacagcccttcccttcccctcttttctttccttccc contains:
- the LOC129695177 gene encoding uncharacterized protein LOC129695177 isoform X2, giving the protein MSGSLVRCFSDALDGLSSAQLRRFRSGLAEGGSGGGSAPGWDPVPLGRVEAASDPQDLARLILSFYPEREAVKIVLELLEGIPERRGAERLRAKVAALLPGDEVQSVARGASGTEVHPLDQYHRAIISRFHSALAVMDGLLSDGTLTGEQYEEVRSAATRAERNRALLGIVGSKGRRAKDRLWREMQLEDEAFTLGLADQ